In one window of Arctopsyche grandis isolate Sample6627 chromosome 6, ASM5162203v2, whole genome shotgun sequence DNA:
- the LOC143912968 gene encoding uncharacterized protein LOC143912968 isoform X2 → MAQIYEALVQKLAFQHFNIICGCASKSLNEDKNTIDDKIIKLLDDAREHFETGFPNLGIPPLDPLILEKTQFNVYQKAIINAEIDLYNVAVGGLKEYFINNLNLKISDLTIDFDVTIPELLLTFEFLVNGKVAGIIPYNPKGEARIEISDITAKGLANLATDNGTLIMKAFHVTLDIDKTKQSLRSDKKG, encoded by the exons ATGGCCCAGATAT ATGAGGCCCTAGTACAGAAACTAGCATTTCAACACTTCAATATCATATGTGGTTGCGCATCAAAATCATTAAATGAAGATAAAAATACAATCgatgataaaattataaaactattAGATGACGCTCGTGAACATTTCGAAACTGGATTTCCTAATCTTGGAATTCCGCCACTTGACCCATTAATTCTAGAAAAAACTCAGTTTAACGTTTACCAAAAAGCGATAATTAA TGCTGAAATTGATTTATACAATGTGGCTGTTGGTGGATTGAaagaatattttatcaataatttaaatttgaaaatatcagaCTTGACAATCGATTTTGATGTCACCATACCAGAGTTATTATTGACTT TTGAATTTCTTGTAAATGGAAAGGTAGCAGGAATCATACCATATAATCCAAAAGGAGAAGCCAG AATTGAAATAAGTGATATAACCGCAAAAGGCTTAGCAAATTTGGCTACTGATAATGGAACTCTAATCATGAAGGCGTTTCATGTTACCTTAGATATAGATAAAACTAAG